A genome region from candidate division KSB1 bacterium includes the following:
- the trpC gene encoding indole-3-glycerol phosphate synthase TrpC, with translation MTMILDKIIAQTCEHVAGCKRRISESKLREFAENAPEHASFRDALNRPELSVIAEIKKASPSKGVIKKDFDPVNMAQIYERGGASAVSVLTDEPFFQGHITYLDAVAEHVELPLLRKDFIIDPYQIYQAKCHRAAAVLLLVCVLEDTKLKDFLQLIQELGMHALVEVHDKHELKRALNAGADIVGVNNRDLKTFQVDLKISFALSRLMPDSVIRVSESGIQKREDVVMLEKAGFHACLIGESLMRKSHPAAHLRRLRGV, from the coding sequence ATGACTATGATTTTAGACAAGATTATCGCGCAGACCTGTGAGCATGTCGCCGGATGTAAGCGACGAATTTCAGAGTCAAAGCTGCGGGAATTTGCGGAAAATGCACCGGAGCATGCTTCATTTCGGGATGCCCTGAATCGACCTGAACTGTCTGTTATTGCTGAAATCAAAAAGGCGTCACCCAGCAAAGGAGTGATCAAAAAAGATTTTGATCCCGTAAACATGGCACAGATCTACGAACGAGGTGGTGCGTCTGCTGTTTCCGTTCTTACAGATGAACCGTTTTTCCAGGGTCATATCACCTATCTTGATGCAGTCGCTGAACATGTCGAACTGCCCTTGTTGCGCAAAGATTTTATCATCGATCCCTATCAAATTTATCAAGCCAAATGCCATCGGGCCGCCGCTGTGTTGCTGTTGGTGTGTGTGCTGGAGGATACAAAACTCAAAGACTTTTTACAGCTCATACAGGAATTAGGGATGCATGCTCTTGTTGAAGTGCATGACAAACACGAATTAAAACGCGCATTGAACGCAGGCGCGGATATTGTCGGTGTAAATAATCGTGATCTCAAGACATTTCAAGTGGATTTGAAGATTAGCTTTGCATTATCCCGGCTCATGCCGGATTCCGTCATTCGAGTGAGCGAAAGCGGCATCCAGAAACGCGAGGATGTGGTCATGCTCGAAAAGGCCGGATTTCATGCCTGTCTTATTGGTGAATCTCTGATGCGGAAATCGCATCCAGCCGCTCACTTGCGACGGTTGAGGGGCGTATGA
- a CDS encoding thioredoxin family protein, whose protein sequence is MIVQIENKQELDRLVNDQDVVLLMFYTPASETSLQAKSRVVEASAGFEEVPVALVDASAVRTLHSAYGVNSVPTVLVLKNAKPVKTVQGLQSQQHYELLFYDSPQAFGSESDERQHHVVVYSTPTCSWCTRLKQHLRQNRVRFQDVDVSRDQQAAQQLMERTGQTGVPQTEIDGQWIVGFDQQRIDNLLGLTR, encoded by the coding sequence ATGATTGTGCAGATTGAAAACAAACAGGAACTGGATCGTCTTGTCAACGATCAGGATGTTGTTCTTTTGATGTTTTATACACCGGCATCGGAGACCAGCTTGCAGGCAAAATCCCGCGTGGTAGAGGCCTCTGCTGGATTTGAGGAGGTGCCTGTGGCTCTGGTGGATGCCTCCGCCGTGAGAACCCTTCATTCCGCTTATGGCGTGAACAGTGTGCCCACTGTTCTCGTTCTAAAAAATGCCAAACCGGTCAAGACCGTGCAGGGATTGCAGAGTCAACAGCATTATGAACTGTTGTTCTATGACTCGCCGCAGGCATTCGGCTCGGAATCCGATGAACGTCAGCACCATGTTGTGGTTTACAGCACTCCCACCTGCAGCTGGTGCACTCGGCTAAAACAGCATTTGCGGCAAAACCGCGTTCGCTTTCAGGATGTGGATGTATCCCGGGATCAGCAGGCGGCGCAGCAACTCATGGAACGCACCGGTCAAACCGGTGTGCCGCAGACCGAAATTGACGGACAATGGATCGTTGGATTTGATCAGCAGAGAATAGATAACTTGCTGGGATTGACCCGATAA
- a CDS encoding aminodeoxychorismate/anthranilate synthase component II, which produces MIVMIDNYDSFTYNLVQYVGSLRAEIIVRRNDETTLKEIEMMQPERIIISPGPGYPDESGISLQVIDHFKDKCPILGVCLGHQAVGQVFGGEIVPALELVHGKDSPVHHDGKTIFHHVDNPLQAGRYHSLMIDPLNLPDCLEISAQLKDGMIMGVRHKQYPVEGVQFHPESILTQSGLQIMENFIGETQ; this is translated from the coding sequence ATGATAGTCATGATCGATAATTATGATTCATTTACTTATAATCTGGTGCAATATGTGGGGTCTCTGAGAGCCGAGATCATTGTGCGGCGCAACGATGAAACCACATTAAAAGAAATTGAAATGATGCAGCCCGAGCGGATTATTATATCTCCGGGGCCGGGTTATCCGGATGAGTCCGGTATTTCCCTGCAAGTGATTGATCATTTCAAAGACAAATGTCCTATTCTGGGGGTTTGTCTGGGGCATCAGGCGGTGGGGCAGGTGTTCGGCGGCGAAATCGTGCCGGCCCTGGAACTGGTGCACGGCAAGGACAGCCCGGTGCATCACGACGGCAAGACGATTTTTCATCACGTGGATAATCCGCTGCAGGCAGGGCGCTATCATTCTCTCATGATCGATCCGCTGAATCTGCCGGATTGTCTGGAAATATCAGCACAACTCAAAGACGGTATGATTATGGGCGTGCGGCACAAGCAATATCCGGTTGAAGGGGTGCAGTTTCACCCGGAATCTATTTTAACTCAATCAGGACTACAAATCATGGAAAATTTTATCGGGGAGACACAATGA
- a CDS encoding co-chaperone GroES — translation MRKIQPVNGYVLIRFEESGEQQTDSGIIIPDTAKEKPNEGLVENIAADASEQIAVGDKVIYKPFSGTNITFENNEYILVPVGDILAKYADVDSI, via the coding sequence ATGAGAAAGATTCAACCTGTAAATGGCTATGTGTTGATTCGGTTCGAGGAATCCGGAGAACAGCAAACGGACAGCGGTATCATTATTCCGGATACGGCTAAAGAAAAACCCAATGAGGGCCTGGTCGAGAATATTGCCGCAGACGCTTCTGAACAGATAGCCGTGGGAGATAAAGTGATTTACAAACCGTTTTCCGGCACAAATATAACCTTTGAGAACAATGAATATATCCTGGTGCCGGTCGGTGATATTCTGGCCAAATATGCCGATGTAGATTCTATTTGA
- a CDS encoding phosphoribosylanthranilate isomerase — protein MIWKVCGMTRRKDINCAVECGVEWLGFIFAPSPRQVNPEQVRELTRDLSGVETVGVFMNQAVESVRKVRDACRLDRVQLHGDESPEYCRELGGSIIKAFRVRDARSLNDLWRYSDSVMLLLDAWEPQRAGGTGKRISLDILDQVADYSRVILAGGVGPDNALTLIERYHPFGLDMNSALEMSPGIKDHYALKQAAQLLDRI, from the coding sequence ATGATCTGGAAAGTCTGCGGTATGACCCGGCGTAAAGATATAAATTGTGCGGTTGAATGCGGAGTGGAGTGGCTGGGATTTATTTTCGCCCCCAGTCCGAGACAGGTGAATCCGGAACAGGTGCGTGAACTGACACGTGATTTGAGCGGTGTGGAAACAGTCGGTGTGTTTATGAATCAGGCCGTCGAATCCGTCCGTAAAGTTCGTGATGCCTGCCGACTCGATCGGGTGCAGCTGCATGGCGATGAATCCCCGGAATACTGTCGGGAACTCGGCGGCTCGATCATCAAGGCGTTTCGGGTCCGGGATGCACGGTCATTGAATGATTTGTGGCGCTATTCGGATTCTGTGATGCTGCTCCTCGACGCCTGGGAACCACAGCGCGCCGGCGGCACCGGAAAACGCATCAGCCTGGATATTCTTGATCAGGTTGCGGATTATTCGCGTGTGATTTTGGCCGGAGGTGTTGGACCGGACAACGCGCTCACGTTAATTGAGCGGTACCACCCGTTTGGACTGGATATGAATTCAGCGCTGGAAATGTCACCGGGGATCAAGGATCATTATGCCCTAAAACAGGCGGCGCAACTTTTGGACAGGATTTAA
- the corA gene encoding magnesium/cobalt transporter CorA: MLLRKRSLKKTGMPPGSMVYVGEAVSTPVSVQVLTYDKTSLDIQNLKPDKIEFESAESTDLNQWVRVKGVHDEKVIREIGGRYSLDALIMEDILNTTQRPRIESREDYTFFTLKVLTLTSESGIIEEQYSFVLFPQTLITFEQGDGVWLEPLLKRLNAPSTRLRRYGVDYLLYALFDLVVDYYMECIEFFENKVEYLEEVVIRQPENEHVEQILDLKQQSLRLRQTIRPVRENLSQMLRNGTAGIKDDMVYYYNDLNDHLLHVIDRLEVQRELSIGLMDTYMSAVSQKMNEVMKVLTVIATLFIPLSFFAGVYGMNFEYMPELSWRYSYPVFLGVVMLIFIGLVVFFKKKRWI; this comes from the coding sequence ATGCTTTTACGAAAGCGTTCTCTCAAAAAGACCGGTATGCCTCCGGGTTCCATGGTATATGTGGGCGAAGCGGTCAGTACGCCGGTGTCTGTGCAGGTGTTAACCTATGATAAAACCTCTCTTGATATTCAGAATCTAAAACCGGACAAAATCGAATTTGAATCGGCCGAAAGCACAGATCTGAATCAATGGGTAAGAGTAAAGGGGGTCCATGATGAAAAGGTCATCCGGGAAATCGGCGGACGCTACTCTCTCGATGCTTTGATCATGGAGGATATATTAAACACCACGCAGCGCCCCAGGATTGAATCCCGGGAAGATTACACGTTTTTTACACTTAAAGTTCTGACCCTTACCTCGGAATCCGGGATCATAGAGGAACAATACAGTTTTGTACTGTTTCCGCAGACATTGATTACGTTTGAACAGGGCGACGGAGTCTGGCTTGAACCTCTGCTGAAACGGCTGAATGCACCGTCAACACGGCTGCGACGGTACGGCGTGGATTATTTGTTGTATGCACTCTTTGATTTGGTTGTTGATTATTATATGGAGTGTATCGAGTTTTTTGAGAACAAGGTTGAATATTTGGAAGAAGTGGTCATCCGGCAGCCTGAAAACGAACATGTAGAACAAATACTTGACCTGAAGCAGCAATCCTTACGGCTCAGACAGACCATTCGTCCCGTCCGCGAGAATCTGTCCCAGATGCTGCGGAATGGTACTGCCGGAATCAAGGATGATATGGTCTATTATTACAATGATTTGAATGATCATCTTCTGCATGTGATTGACCGGCTCGAAGTACAGCGTGAATTGAGCATCGGGCTCATGGATACATACATGTCGGCTGTCAGCCAGAAAATGAACGAGGTCATGAAGGTTTTAACTGTAATTGCAACTTTGTTCATACCACTGAGTTTTTTTGCCGGGGTCTATGGAATGAACTTTGAATATATGCCGGAGCTCAGCTGGCGTTATTCTTATCCGGTGTTTTTGGGTGTTGTGATGCTGATATTTATCGGATTGGTGGTTTTCTTTAAAAAGAAGCGCTGGATATGA
- the trpD gene encoding anthranilate phosphoribosyltransferase, giving the protein MSVRDWNLSQVHAERVMNAIMQGEWTPSQIAGLLMGLKIKGESVSEVTGFVQAMRKKALKLDIAGRTVDTCGTGGDGHHTFNISTAAAFVAAAAGVPIAKHGNRSVSSKCGSADVLQELGVKIDMTPVDAQTCLKELGMAFLFAPVYHASMKHAVTPRRELGVRTVFNMLGPMSNPAMARRQVVGTFNRDAADKIARVLQNTGSEHVMVVHSADGMDEIAISAETYVNEYKNGRLESYTITPEQFGIERAPLKTIKGGTAVDNARIMQSIFKGENSPFADITILNAGAAVYVAGQVSSFSKGVEQARDVIKSGRARDMLDRMIEYSHSISKN; this is encoded by the coding sequence ATGTCAGTCAGGGACTGGAATCTCAGTCAGGTTCATGCTGAAAGAGTCATGAACGCCATCATGCAAGGCGAATGGACGCCTTCACAAATCGCGGGTTTGCTCATGGGTCTAAAGATCAAGGGAGAATCCGTCAGTGAAGTCACCGGTTTTGTGCAGGCCATGCGGAAAAAGGCTTTGAAGCTAGATATAGCCGGCCGCACGGTGGATACCTGCGGCACCGGCGGCGACGGGCATCATACGTTTAATATCTCCACCGCAGCCGCTTTTGTGGCGGCAGCGGCCGGGGTGCCGATTGCCAAACATGGAAACCGTTCGGTATCCAGCAAATGCGGCAGCGCGGATGTGCTGCAGGAATTGGGTGTGAAAATCGATATGACGCCTGTCGATGCCCAAACCTGCCTCAAGGAACTGGGCATGGCATTTCTGTTTGCGCCGGTCTATCATGCTTCCATGAAGCATGCGGTTACCCCGCGTCGTGAACTGGGCGTGCGTACCGTGTTCAATATGCTCGGTCCCATGTCCAATCCGGCCATGGCCCGACGCCAGGTGGTGGGAACATTCAATCGAGATGCCGCGGACAAGATCGCCCGGGTGCTGCAGAATACCGGCAGCGAACATGTGATGGTGGTTCACAGCGCCGACGGTATGGATGAAATCGCTATCAGCGCTGAAACCTATGTCAATGAATACAAAAACGGTAGATTAGAGTCGTATACCATAACGCCGGAGCAATTCGGGATTGAACGCGCTCCCCTAAAAACGATCAAGGGCGGCACGGCTGTCGATAATGCCCGTATTATGCAGTCCATTTTCAAGGGTGAAAACAGTCCGTTTGCCGATATTACCATCCTGAACGCCGGCGCCGCGGTTTATGTCGCCGGACAGGTATCATCGTTTTCTAAAGGTGTGGAGCAGGCGCGGGACGTGATTAAATCCGGGCGTGCCCGGGATATGCTCGACAGGATGATCGAATATTCTCACTCTATCTCAAAGAATTAG
- the trpE gene encoding anthranilate synthase component I yields the protein MIKTSLAEFDQMSKQNPLVPVAAEILGDLDTPVTMFLKCTQGAFRFLLESVESATQRGRYSIIGDTPFIIFKSKGRHVTVENKVDNSRFTVESNPLDVLKSLLKKYAIEPRQDIPFYANGFFGYLGYDTVRYIEKLPDMAQDDINLPDIHMFIPQKIIVFDNVLHKINILLFVRPDGQVVESYEKTVNRIENIVKTLRESSQPEHADTSSSAEFDVNACLSQSEYEGMVMRAKQHIKRGDNFQIVLSQRLEVKTGIPAFQIYRALRVVNPSPYMFYMDMDGAQVLGASPETLVKLKDNTVYLKPIAGTRKRGRDAEQDQELVDDLLADPKERAEHTMLVDLGRNDVGRIARYGTVKVDEYMGIEKYSHVIHLVSTVTGKLARYMDAVDVFRACFPAGTLTGAPKVKAMEIIERLEPTRRSIYGGAVGYMTFNGEMDVCIAIRTIYIKGQTAYLQAGAGIVADSVPEKEYQECYNKANALLKAIEYAGGGLV from the coding sequence ATGATAAAAACATCTCTGGCTGAATTTGATCAGATGTCGAAACAAAATCCGCTGGTTCCGGTTGCGGCTGAAATATTAGGTGATCTGGATACGCCGGTGACTATGTTTCTGAAATGTACGCAGGGAGCATTCCGTTTTTTGCTTGAAAGCGTGGAAAGCGCCACTCAGCGCGGTCGTTATTCCATCATCGGGGATACACCATTTATCATTTTCAAAAGCAAAGGTCGGCATGTAACGGTTGAAAACAAAGTGGATAACAGCCGGTTTACGGTTGAAAGCAATCCGCTGGACGTGCTGAAAAGTCTTTTGAAAAAATACGCTATTGAACCGAGACAGGATATACCTTTTTATGCCAATGGGTTTTTCGGGTACCTGGGGTATGACACGGTTCGCTATATTGAAAAATTGCCGGATATGGCGCAGGATGATATCAATTTACCCGATATTCACATGTTTATCCCGCAAAAGATTATTGTATTTGACAATGTGCTGCATAAAATAAATATCCTGCTGTTTGTCCGTCCCGATGGTCAGGTTGTCGAAAGCTATGAAAAAACAGTCAACCGTATCGAGAACATTGTCAAAACCCTGCGCGAGTCATCACAGCCGGAACATGCGGATACATCGTCATCTGCCGAATTTGATGTCAATGCCTGTTTGTCGCAATCTGAATATGAAGGCATGGTCATGCGGGCCAAGCAGCACATCAAACGCGGTGATAATTTTCAGATTGTATTGTCCCAGCGTCTTGAAGTTAAAACCGGGATTCCGGCCTTTCAAATTTACCGCGCTTTGCGCGTGGTCAATCCATCACCTTATATGTTTTATATGGATATGGATGGAGCCCAGGTCCTGGGCGCGTCCCCGGAAACCCTGGTCAAATTGAAGGACAATACCGTGTATTTAAAACCAATAGCAGGCACACGCAAACGCGGACGTGATGCAGAACAGGATCAGGAGCTTGTGGATGATCTTTTGGCGGATCCCAAAGAACGTGCCGAACATACCATGCTGGTGGATCTGGGACGCAATGATGTCGGACGAATCGCCCGATATGGTACGGTCAAAGTGGACGAGTACATGGGAATTGAGAAATACTCGCATGTGATTCATCTGGTTTCCACGGTAACTGGTAAGCTAGCCCGCTATATGGATGCCGTGGATGTGTTCCGGGCGTGTTTTCCGGCCGGCACACTGACCGGCGCGCCCAAGGTCAAGGCTATGGAAATCATTGAGCGACTGGAACCCACTCGCCGCAGTATTTACGGCGGCGCTGTCGGGTATATGACATTTAACGGTGAAATGGATGTTTGTATCGCGATTCGCACCATTTATATCAAGGGACAAACCGCTTATTTACAGGCGGGCGCCGGCATTGTGGCGGATTCTGTTCCGGAAAAAGAATATCAGGAATGTTATAACAAAGCCAATGCACTGTTAAAGGCAATCGAGTACGCCGGAGGAGGTCTGGTATGA
- a CDS encoding glycoside hydrolase family 9 protein — MRRFIHHILFYAVLVLTIGLPGLIQELFAFDRAGVRGLQIRSQTIVTVWLGYRSTNDMDILKQTARYTFSSRNDAAYQRGVHPVRVARFAKGSYSSGWDGEDSMDNFMHCYLPYPLQPGKSYTVSLASGLVPVEFETEFTFRYDQTPNPGYKLNQVGYSERVGTKLVYFSSYLGDGVPVDVSEIEQFEVRRAADHQTVMTGSVQWVSDHDAQGGDTLYKLNISELQAKGAFYIWMDGIGRSYTFLNNANAAQEIYGTIAKGLYFQRCGAFLSQEYAGVWARPAAHDEIYVTEKNIVHPWLKGHGDGVIDPHNPNAGDWYVPDGPRPFHGGHYDAGDFDLRLTHVGVGERLMSLYEACPERFYDGQISIPENENGIPDILDQAAWSLKQWEYCQDYAQQVRGLNGGVAPGMESYTFAPVVPGTGDQDPLPYWMRKVTPYSSFAAAGLFAQASRVFLHFDTQRANRYLQRARDAYYYAVHHSHERWDPVLPWIDGEEAYTAALLSDAWCWAAGQLFATTGANSYWQDFEANYDGNSGYVFWNFDRWIVHWPVIFSERSGDYTVQTYLRERLIQRADEIVKEIEENARNGYRAACPNEGTFGSASPLHSGNIGPVIRAYLLTKERKYLNAVAGCIDFVLGMNPSEMSWMTGAGSVYPVDPLNINCKYDNVQDPYPVLSFTAPPATGMIRIICSIRTRPGWGFTGELLIFIHLWKGASMLWTSRLPGCIWRPVCCCPSTIKTVIPAKMSRRLSFISRFPIHSMTSFIYRFL, encoded by the coding sequence ATGCGTCGTTTTATTCATCATATTCTTTTTTATGCCGTGCTTGTTTTGACTATAGGGCTGCCCGGGCTGATACAGGAGCTGTTTGCCTTTGACCGCGCCGGTGTGCGTGGCTTGCAAATCCGTTCGCAAACGATTGTTACCGTATGGCTGGGATACCGGTCCACAAATGATATGGATATCCTCAAGCAAACCGCCCGCTATACGTTCAGCAGCAGAAATGATGCGGCCTATCAGCGTGGCGTGCACCCCGTACGTGTTGCCCGTTTTGCCAAGGGCTCATATTCTTCAGGCTGGGATGGGGAGGATTCCATGGATAATTTCATGCATTGTTATCTGCCCTATCCCTTGCAGCCCGGTAAAAGCTATACCGTATCGCTCGCGAGCGGTCTGGTGCCGGTTGAGTTTGAGACTGAATTTACCTTTCGCTACGACCAAACCCCCAATCCCGGTTATAAACTCAACCAGGTCGGGTACTCGGAACGCGTCGGAACGAAATTAGTTTATTTTTCATCTTATCTGGGTGACGGAGTCCCGGTTGATGTTTCTGAAATAGAACAATTTGAGGTGCGCCGGGCCGCCGATCATCAGACGGTGATGACCGGTTCCGTGCAATGGGTTTCGGATCATGATGCCCAGGGCGGTGATACTTTATACAAACTAAATATTTCCGAACTGCAGGCTAAAGGGGCTTTTTACATCTGGATGGACGGAATCGGCCGTTCCTATACATTTTTAAACAATGCCAACGCGGCACAGGAAATATACGGCACGATTGCAAAGGGTCTGTACTTTCAACGCTGTGGCGCTTTTTTATCGCAGGAATACGCCGGTGTGTGGGCTCGTCCTGCCGCTCATGATGAGATCTATGTGACTGAAAAGAATATTGTCCATCCCTGGCTCAAAGGACATGGCGACGGTGTCATCGATCCGCATAATCCCAATGCCGGTGACTGGTATGTGCCCGATGGGCCGCGGCCGTTTCACGGCGGACATTATGACGCCGGTGATTTTGATCTGCGTCTGACCCATGTTGGAGTCGGTGAGCGTCTGATGAGTTTGTACGAAGCCTGTCCGGAACGCTTTTATGACGGACAAATTAGCATTCCGGAAAATGAAAATGGTATACCGGATATACTGGATCAGGCGGCCTGGAGTCTCAAGCAATGGGAATACTGTCAGGACTATGCACAACAGGTGCGGGGATTAAATGGCGGGGTGGCGCCGGGCATGGAATCCTATACCTTTGCACCGGTAGTTCCCGGCACCGGCGATCAGGATCCACTGCCGTACTGGATGCGCAAAGTCACGCCTTATTCATCCTTTGCAGCAGCCGGACTGTTTGCCCAGGCGTCGCGCGTTTTTCTGCATTTTGACACACAACGGGCCAACCGCTATCTGCAACGCGCGCGCGATGCGTATTATTACGCCGTGCATCATTCTCACGAACGCTGGGACCCGGTTTTGCCCTGGATCGACGGAGAAGAAGCTTATACCGCAGCGCTGCTCTCCGATGCGTGGTGCTGGGCTGCCGGACAGCTTTTTGCCACCACCGGCGCGAATTCGTATTGGCAGGATTTTGAGGCCAATTACGACGGCAATTCGGGTTATGTGTTCTGGAATTTTGATCGCTGGATTGTGCATTGGCCGGTCATATTTTCTGAGCGCAGCGGCGATTATACCGTGCAGACCTATTTGCGTGAACGCTTGATTCAGCGTGCGGATGAGATCGTGAAGGAGATTGAAGAAAACGCCCGGAATGGATACCGGGCAGCTTGTCCCAATGAGGGAACCTTTGGAAGCGCATCGCCGCTGCATTCCGGTAATATCGGGCCGGTCATTCGCGCTTATTTGCTGACAAAAGAACGTAAATATCTGAATGCTGTTGCCGGATGTATTGATTTTGTTCTGGGCATGAATCCCTCTGAAATGAGCTGGATGACCGGAGCAGGAAGCGTCTATCCTGTGGATCCCCTGAACATCAATTGTAAATATGACAATGTTCAGGACCCGTATCCGGTATTGTCATTTACGGCCCCACCAGCAACTGGGATGATCCGCATAATTTGCTCTATCCGGACAAGGCCGGGATGGGGTTTTACCGGCGAATTGCTGATATTTATTCATTTGTGGAAGGGTGCGAGTATGTTGTGGACCAGCAGATTGCCGGGATGTATATGGCGGCCGGTCTGCTGCTGCCCGAGTACGATCAAAACAGTGATTCCGGCAAAGATGAGCCGGAGATTATCGTTTATCAGCCGTTTCCCAATCCATTCAATGACCAGCTTTATATACCGCTTTCTTTGA
- a CDS encoding DUF6588 family protein — protein sequence MKRTLFLCLLSLLLIKPAFAQIEESLQDYSEANARGYIQPFVDGTATSMNRGWYQTAKVPAFGIRVRVGLITMLAPVVDADKTFMAETRSPFYPQQSVETSTVVGPPDATYVSGYAGTQYSFPGGYDLESTGFVVPQLTLGTVLGTEASVRYISLDFEDSYIENLTVTGFGVRHSLSQYLLLSPVDVSVGGFWQTLSINKDLLEFSTFHAGLQAGRQFGMLELYAGVGYDQSSVDIKYVSNPETDESISFSMDGESGMQYTVGLGFDFKVMHLSADLSFGMRPIYTAGLFVGL from the coding sequence ATGAAAAGAACATTGTTTTTATGTCTCCTGAGCTTGCTGCTGATCAAGCCTGCTTTCGCTCAAATTGAAGAGAGTCTGCAGGATTATAGCGAGGCCAATGCGCGTGGTTATATCCAGCCGTTTGTTGATGGTACAGCCACGTCCATGAATCGGGGATGGTATCAGACGGCCAAAGTGCCGGCTTTTGGAATTCGGGTGCGTGTGGGATTGATCACCATGTTGGCTCCGGTGGTGGATGCGGACAAGACCTTTATGGCCGAGACTCGATCGCCGTTTTATCCGCAGCAATCAGTCGAAACCTCGACTGTTGTGGGGCCGCCTGACGCCACTTATGTCAGCGGATACGCCGGCACCCAGTACAGTTTTCCCGGCGGGTACGATCTCGAATCCACGGGATTTGTAGTGCCGCAGTTGACTCTGGGTACTGTGCTCGGTACTGAAGCGTCGGTGCGATACATTTCACTGGATTTTGAGGATTCCTATATTGAGAATCTGACGGTGACCGGGTTTGGCGTGCGTCACAGTCTCAGCCAGTATCTGTTGCTTTCACCAGTGGATGTTTCTGTAGGCGGGTTCTGGCAGACTCTGTCTATCAATAAAGATTTGCTCGAATTTTCTACGTTTCATGCCGGACTTCAAGCTGGACGACAATTCGGTATGCTGGAGCTGTATGCCGGGGTCGGATATGATCAGAGCTCTGTTGATATAAAGTATGTCAGTAATCCGGAAACAGATGAAAGTATTTCATTTTCCATGGACGGCGAATCCGGCATGCAATACACTGTGGGGCTGGGATTCGATTTCAAGGTGATGCATTTGAGTGCCGATCTGTCATTCGGAATGCGTCCGATTTATACCGCCGGCTTGTTTGTCGGTTTATAA